GCGCACGCGGTATTTAGTGTAGCTATGGCGCACTTGACCTAGAAAGGGTAGAGGGGTTATTTCTTGATTTTTCAGTAGCGGGATTTGATAAAGATGGGCATAAAGCCCCTCATCTTTATAGCTCAAATAAATATGCCCCTTTTGCACACAGATTCCACAAAGTAAACTTAGAGGAACGCTAGGGTTTTTTTTAGCAAGGCTAAACTCTTGAATGTTATTTTTGCCCTGACATGCAAAACTCAAGGGACATAAATGGCATTGAGGGGTTTTCGTGCACACCAACGCCCCCAAATCGATGAGGGCTTGGTTGTGATCAAAAGGGTTATTTGTATTGAGCCAAGCATCCGCTTTGCTCTGCAAAAGAGAGGCCAATCCCTTTTGTTTAGGCGTGATAGCAAAAAAGCGCAACAACACCCTAGCCACATTGGCATCCACCACCCCCACTCCCTCTTTAAATCCAAAACATAGCACCGCGCGCGCGCTATAATCCCCCACCCCGGGCAGAGCGCGTAGAAGCTTGTAATCTTTGGGCAAGTTGCCCCCGTATAATTGTGCGCATATCTGCGCGCTTTTGTGCAAATTCTTAGCCCTTGTGTAGTAACCCAAACCCTTCCATAATAATAACACCTGATCTAGGGGGGCTAGGGCTAGAGCCTTGAGGGTAGGGAACACCTTCAAAAAGGGGTCAAAAAATCGTTCCAAAACCACGCCAATTTGTGTTTGTTGGGACATGATTTCAGAGATATAGACCTCATAGGGCGCGTTAGGACCATGCAAATGGCGGATGGGCATATCTTTACGCCCGCAGCACTCATACCATTCTAGCAGTGCCTCGTGCGCCCTATTTTCTTTGTTGGAATCTGACATAATAAGGGTGAAGTTTTTTAAAGAATCTAAGAGGCGCAGGGCAGGTAACATTGCGATCTCTAGTGATATTGCCTGTAGTGCTATTCTCACGAATCACAAAGGGCTTGATCACATAATTTTTGACCCCATGCAAATAGGTATTTTCCATCACACAATCTACAGGCATGACCCATTTTTGACTGGCCTTTAAAAATTTAGAGGCGGCTTTTGGAGTGATGATATAGCCTTGCGTGCCACTCCCCCAAGTGAATGGTTTGATTTCAAACACGCCAAGAATGGGTGTTGTTTCCAAAGGATAGTCAAATAAATGCATCAAACGCACCCAATGCAAGCGAGGTATATAAGACTCGATGTAGTCAAGATTTTCCACAAAGTGGGGTTCTAAAGCAATGTCGTCTTCTAAGATACAAATGGGCTCTTGCAAAGCGACACAACGCTGCCACAAGGCATAATGGCTAGCAAAACACCCCAGTTCTCCTAAACTCATGGGCACGCCCTCTTGTTGGAACGCGTACCAGCAAGCTTGCAAATAAGACAGCCAATTTTTAGGCGTGGAGGCTTGCACACTGGGGTGGATAAAAAAGGGGTGTAGGTGTTTAGCCACGAGCGGATGTAAACCCTCTGAGGTTTGAGAATAGATCGCTTCAAAGACCTCAACTGGATGTTTGTTTTGCTCTAAAGATTGCAATAAGCCTTCAATATTGCGCTCTTTAAGCCCCCACTGCGTGCAAGTGGCTTTAGATAAATGAATAATAAAGATTCGCATACATTCTCCAAAAGAGGGTATTATAGCAAGTCTTCGATGCGCCTGTGCTATAATCGCGCTTTATTCTCAAGGTAGAACATGCCCCTTTTTGTGGATTTACTCAACCATCTTTGCGCCAAGCAAGACCTACAACCCTCCCAAGTTGACGCGCTGTTTAAAGGCATTCTCAAGGGAAATTTAAGCGATATTGAATTGAGCGCGTTACTCATCGCGCTCAAATGCAAGGGGGAGAGCCCCCTAGAGATTTCTAGCGCGGTGCAAGCGTGCTTGCAAGAGGGGCAGAGTTTGAGCTACCCTTTTGAAGTGGTGGATAATTGTGGCACAGGTGGGGATGGGCTTAAGAGCTTTAATATCAGCACCATTAGTGCCTTTGTGTGCGCGAGCTTGGGCGTAAAAATAGCTAAGGCGGGCAATTATAGCTCTAGTGGGAGCGGAAGCGCGCAACTTTTAGAACAGCTAGGTTTTAATATCCGTCTAAGTGCTAAACAGATTACTAAAAGCCTAGATTTAACCCATTTTGCCTTTCTCTTTGCTCCCCTTTTCTACCCCAGTTTTGCTAAAGCCGCGCCCCTAAGAAAAACCCTGCAAACCCGCACTATTTTTAACTTGCTAGGACCTTTGCTAAACCCCCTGCGCCCACAAGCCCAACTTTTAGGCGTGTATGATCCCAAACTCTGCTACCCGCTCGCTTTGGCTTTACAAAATTTGGGCGTGCAGAGGGCGTTAGTGGTGCATGGTGCTAGCAGTGATGAAATCGCTCTGCATGGAACGACTTTAGTTTGTGAACTCAAAGAGGGGCAAATACAACAATACGAGTTAAACCCTAGTGATTTTGACTTAGAGAGTTACCCCTTAGAGGCAATCCAAGTAGAGAGCATAGAGCAGAGCGCGCGTATTTGTTTAGAGTTATTGCAAGGGGGGGGCACGCCCGCCCAAAAGGCGAGTGTTATTGCCAATAGCGCGGGGGTGTTGGTGCTAGCAGGCAGGGCTAATAATTTTAAAGAGGGGGCTGAACTAGCCAAAGAGCACTTAAAAAGCCAACAAGCCTACACCCATTTACAAAGGATGATTGAAATTAGCCATGCATGACTTGCTAAAAACTATGTTAGAACATAAAGAATTAGAGATACAAACCCTAAAGAATCGCTATAACCTGCCTGAAAATCTTAAACCTGCCCAAAGAGATTTTTACCAAGCCCTGCAAGAGAGGCGCACTAGCTTTATTTTAGAGTGCAAACAAGCCTCCCCCTCTAAGGGCTTGATTCGAAGCCCCTTTAATTTAGCTAAAATCGCTAAGATTTATGAAAAATACGCCACTTGTATTTCTGTGCTCACCGATGAAAAGTATTTTAAAGGCTCGTTTGAGAACTTGCACCTTGTAGCCACCCACACTAGCAAGCCCCTTTTGTGCAAGGATTTCATCATCGACCCCTTTCAGGTGCGCTTGGCGCGTTATATGGGCGCAGATGCGATCTTGCTCATGTTGAGCGCGCTCAAAAGTGAGACCTACAAGAGCCTTAGCGATCTAGCCAAATCGTTAGGAATGGCAGTTTTAACTGAGGTGAGCAATAAGGACGAAGTCAAAAGAGCCCTAGATTTAAACGCCTCCATCATTGGGATCAACAATCGCGATCTCAAAACTCTTAAAGTGGATTTGAACACCACCTTAGAACTCAGGGCGTTAATCCCAGAGGATAAGCTTGTCATCAGCGAATCTGGGATTAGCACCCATGCCCATGTTAAAAAACTTTGCCCATCAGTGGATGGCTTTTTAGTAGGAAGCTCTTTAATGGCGCAAAAAAACCTAGAAAAGGCATGTAAAAAGCTCATCTTGGGGGAAAATAAAGTCTGTGGGCTCAAAAGAGTCAAGGACGCTAAGGCAGTGTATAAGAGTGGCTTTATTTATGGCGGTTTGATCTTTGATCCTCACAGCCCGCGCTATATCCCTCCCAAAAAGGCTGCCAAACTCATTAAAAAAGTGCCCAAACTTGACTTTGTAGGGGTGTTTGTAGAAACTGACATCAAAACCATCATTAAGAGGGTTTACAAATTGGGGTTAAAGGCGGTGCAATTACATGGCAATTACAGCCCTAAACAAATGACACTGCTCAAAGCCTCTTTGACTTGCCCGGTGTGGCAGGTGGTGCGTGTCGCACCCAAAGCGCACAAACTAGACACGCACGCTACTTATGCGGATTTGGTGCTCTATGATAGCAAGGGGGCTAGGGCGGGGGGTAATGGGGTTGTTTTTTCTTGGGAACTCTTAGAGGGACTAGAACACCCCTTTATGTTAGCCGGGGGCTTGAATGCGAGCAATTTAGAAAAGGCGGTTGGCGTGGGGGCTTTGGGTTTAGATTTAAACTCAGGAGTGGAGAGCGCGCCGGGTAAAAAGAGCGCGCAAAAAATCGCCCAAGTGGCAAAAATGTTACGGGAGTATTGATGGATCGTTATTTTGGAGAGTTTGGAGGGGCTTTTGTGCCCGAGTTATTAGTGCCCGCCTTAGAGCAGTTAGAACAGGCGTTTGAAGATTGCCTGCAAGATTCAGAGTTCCAAGCCACATTTAATAACCTTTTAACAGATTTTGTAGGGCGGCCTAGTCCTCTAACTTTAGTGAAAAATTTTTGCCCTAATCCTAAGGTAAAAATGTATCTCAAGCGCGAGGATTTGATCCATGGGGGGGCGCACAAGACTAATCAAGCCTTAGGGCAGGCGTTACTGGCTAAACAAATGGGCAAAAGGCGTGTGATCGCTGAAACGGGCGCAGGACAGCACGGAGTAGCCACAGCGATCGCCTGCGCGTTGTTAGGGTTAGAATGTGTGATTTACATGGGAGAAAAGGACATACAACGCCAAGAGCCTAATGTTTTTCGCATGCGCTTATTGGGCGCGCAAGTGGTGGGTGTGCAAAGTGGAAGCGCAAGCTTGAAGGATGCAATCAATGAAGCCTTGAGAGATTGGGCGAGTTCTTATCCTAGCACGCATTATCTACTAGGCACAGCAGCCGGGCCCCACCCCTACCCGCGCATGGTCAAACACTTTCAAAGCGTGATCGGCACGGAGGCAAAAGCGCAAATTTTAGAAAAAGAGGGCAGATTGCCTGATAGCGTGATCGCGTGCGTGGGTGGGGGCTCAAATGCGATTGGGATTTTTGCCGGATTTTTGGAGGATAAAAGCGTGGGGCTAATAGGGGTTGAACCCGGAGGGTTAGGGTTAGACACGCACAAACACGGAGCGACTTTGTGTAAGGGCAGTGTGGGGATTTTACACGGGTGTAAGAGTTATATTTTACAAGATGAGGAAGGGCAGATAATAGAGAGTCATAGTATCTCTGCTGGGCTAGATTATCCGGGTGTGGGGCCTGAGCATAGCTATTTAAAACAGAGTGGGCGCGCGGAGTATGTGGCTATTAGTGATCAGGAAGCCTTAGAGGCGTTTGTGCATTTAAGCCAAAGCGAGGGGATTATTCCGGCTTTAGAGAGCGCGCATGCGCTAGCTTATGCGCACAAACTCGCTCAAGAATGCCAAAAAGAAACGCTTATGCTGGTGAATTTGAGCGGGCGCGGAGATAAGGACTTAGCCAGTGTGCAGGGGATTTTGCGGGGGGGGGGGGGGGGTAAGTTAAAAAATTTGTGCTAGACTTTGGGTTTTAATTTTAAGGAGGTCATATTGCTAACACGATTGATTTACCGATTGAATAGTTTAAGTGAAGACAAAGAAAAAAGTCAGAGGTTTTCTATAGGCGAATATACTTGCTTTTTAAACTTGCAAGAAATAGAGAATCAGATTATCGTTGAGGTGCATCAATCTGGGGGGGGGGGGGGGTAGACTCGTCTAAAGCCTCTACAGATCGCCCTAGAAATCAAGCCCAACTTCAAGAAACAATCGATAACTATAATCAAGCATCTTGCGGGGGCGCACAGCCTCAAACCTCTTCTACTCAAGATTCTCCAGATGTTCTCCAACTCTTCGCAGAGTTAGAAAGTGCCCTTAAAGAAGAGGGACACCACAAACTAGGAGAATCAATGGGTAAAAAGAAAGATGAATGTAAAGTTTGCAAAGCGTTAAAAAAATTAAGCAAGGGTATTAATACCTTGCATGAAGAACTCACGGCTTTAAAAGCTCAAATTGCAGGGTTAAAAGCACAGCAGGATCTCCCAAGCCAAACTAAAATCGAGCGATTGCAAGATGAACTTTCAGCAGAAGACAAAGAGAACTTAAAGCAAGAAGTTGCTGATCTCAAAAAGCAACTAGGGACAGAACAGCAACAACACTTTGTGGAGTTAAATAATCTCAGAGCAGAATTAGATGGAGAAAATGGACAGGAGGGTTTAAGAGCTCAAAGAGATAAATTCAAAGACGAACTAGAAGGCAAGGAAGGAGAGGAGGGGCTAAGGGCAAAATACCAAAGACTTGAAAACGAGCTAAAGGGCGAAAATGGTTTAAGGGCGCAATGCCAAAAACTCACCGCTGAGTTAGATGGAGAAAATGGACAGGAGGGTTTAAGAACGAGGTGTGCAAAACTTAAAACAGAGCGGGATCAACTGGATACAGAGTTAAATGGGGAGAATGGCGTTAGAAAGCAACTCCAACAAGCAAACAATGAAAAGCAGAAGTTAGAAACACAACTAACCCAGAAGCAAGGCGAATATAACAAGCTCAACGAAGAGCTTACTATAGCCAATAGGGCAAAAGAGACTCTAAACGGCCAGCTAACACAAGCTCGAAGTGCAAACGACACACTCAATAAAGAAAAACAAGACTTAAAAAACCAGCTTAAAGAGGCAAAAGCTTATGAGGAGGAGGCAAAGAGCTATAAAAACCTCTCTCTTGTGCACTTGCTTAATTTAGCTAAGGGCAGCGATCGCTTGTTGGAACGCTTAGAGATTAACAAAAATGCCACCTTAGACGACCTTTTTGTCTCTCAACTAGGACAAGATCGCTTATTTGTACTCAAGTGCATTGCTGAGGACATCCAGTACTTCCGCGAGGATTTACCTAAAATCCAGCCCTTAATCGCCTTTTTTAACGCCCTGTTTTCCCTTTTGGAGTCTTCAACAAAGATCACGCGCCTACAAGTGCAAGAGGGGGATAGCTATAACCCTAGAGAACATGCCACCCCAGAGGCTAGACAACCTTCAAGGGGCAAAATAGCCAAAGTGCACTTTGTAGGCTACAAGCAGGGCTCTAATATTTTTAAAAGCCTTGTTGAGGTTATCAACTAGGAAAATCCATGTCTAAGCATAAAAGACATTGGATCAGCCCCTCTGTTAGGCATATTTTAGATCGTCTAGATCAGATCAAGCAATTAGTCAGAAATTCTATTTTTAGAAAGGAACAACCCATGAATCCCTTAAATTTAAAACATGATAAAGTCCGCCAAACCCTCTCTAGTATCACTTTGCCTATCAACCATCCCATAGCCCTTAAGTTGAAAGAACTCAGCCCAGAAGATCGCAAGTTTTTAAAAGATTTCGAACATATTAAGCGCAACGCTCAGCTCACCCGCAAAGAGATCAAGACCAAAAAAGGGGGAGGGGCAAGCGAGGGCGAGCAACGCCTGTTAGAATTGATCGATAGTATTTGTGCAGCCAATCCTAAAGACCCTTCTAAAGAATTGCTCGCTCTTATAGAAGAATTAGCGTGGTTGCAAGACAATACGAGCGCTAGCCAAGCGTGTATCACCCCCCAAGAATTAGCGCGCGCTAAGAGAATTTTAGGGCAAAACAACGCAATGCGCCGTCTAAGCAAAGAGGCGTTTTTGGAGTTCAAACAATGGCTCTTAGAAGTGGATATGAGGGCGATCAACCTAGACCCCTACAATCACAATCTCTTAGAAGACCCTAATGCTGGGCATTGGGACATCCATCTCCCAAATACCAATAACCAAGATACCATCACCTTTTGCTTCCCTGAACCTACCGCCGATGAACGCTACACCCTCAACACCCGCCACCCCTTAAATGACCAAGATGTCTTTAATCGCAAGGCTGAAGTGGTCGCCATAGACTTTGGCACTAAGAGCACCACAGCAGCAATTTTAGACGCGAATAGCCGTAAGATTCTGCTTGCCATTGGGACATTAGACACTAAAAAAGAGGTGGTAGAAGCGGATTTTGAAAACCCTACTTTCATGGAATTTTACGATTATAAAAAATTCTTAAGAGATTACAACGCTCTAGAGCAACGCCCCTTTACAGATATAGAGGATTTGAGCATCTCACACATGGCTTTTGAGCATTTTAAAGAAGCCACAGGCAACCACTATTACCGCTTTTTCTACAAACTCAAACAATGGGCAGGGACAACGGGCAATGAAGTGCGGGTACAAGACAAGGAGGAAATCGCTTGGGATTTGGGTGATATTACCGACTATGGCGCAAACAAACCCGACCCTGTTGAGATTTACGCTTATCTCTTAGGGCGTTATATCAACAACATGGGAGGCAACCCTGAGGGGGCGCATTTGACCTATCTTTTATCCTATCCTGCCAAATACGAAAAGGAACAAGTTACACACATTAAAGAGAGTTTTATCCGCGGGTTAACAAAATCTCTCCCTCAAGGTATTTTTGACCCCTATGTGAAGGGTAAAAGAGAGAATGAAAAAACCCGTGTAGAAAAAATGATCGTGGAGATGAAGGTGAGCGAACCAGTCGCTTATGCCATTAGCGCGTTGCAAGCCTTTGGTTTCACACTGAAACATTTGGGAGCAGAAGCGATCAATTATGGGGTTTTTGATTTTGGCGGGGGCACGACAGATTTTGATTTTGGTTACTGGCAAAAAAGCGCAGATGAGGACAAGGACTACGATTTGCACCACTTTAACGAAGGGGGTGCAAAATACTTAGGCGGGGAAAACCTTTTAGAACTCTTGGCTTTAGAAGTCTTTAAAGACAATATGGAGGAAGTGCGCCAAAAAGATTTTGTGATCGCTACGCCCAATTACGAGGCGCGCGTAACTAATGTACATACCTTGC
This portion of the Helicobacter felis ATCC 49179 genome encodes:
- a CDS encoding coiled-coil domain-containing protein, with protein sequence MGKKKDECKVCKALKKLSKGINTLHEELTALKAQIAGLKAQQDLPSQTKIERLQDELSAEDKENLKQEVADLKKQLGTEQQQHFVELNNLRAELDGENGQEGLRAQRDKFKDELEGKEGEEGLRAKYQRLENELKGENGLRAQCQKLTAELDGENGQEGLRTRCAKLKTERDQLDTELNGENGVRKQLQQANNEKQKLETQLTQKQGEYNKLNEELTIANRAKETLNGQLTQARSANDTLNKEKQDLKNQLKEAKAYEEEAKSYKNLSLVHLLNLAKGSDRLLERLEINKNATLDDLFVSQLGQDRLFVLKCIAEDIQYFREDLPKIQPLIAFFNALFSLLESSTKITRLQVQEGDSYNPREHATPEARQPSRGKIAKVHFVGYKQGSNIFKSLVEVIN
- a CDS encoding glycosyltransferase family 25 protein, whose translation is MRIFIIHLSKATCTQWGLKERNIEGLLQSLEQNKHPVEVFEAIYSQTSEGLHPLVAKHLHPFFIHPSVQASTPKNWLSYLQACWYAFQQEGVPMSLGELGCFASHYALWQRCVALQEPICILEDDIALEPHFVENLDYIESYIPRLHWVRLMHLFDYPLETTPILGVFEIKPFTWGSGTQGYIITPKAASKFLKASQKWVMPVDCVMENTYLHGVKNYVIKPFVIRENSTTGNITRDRNVTCPAPLRFFKKLHPYYVRFQQRK
- the trpB gene encoding tryptophan synthase subunit beta — translated: MDRYFGEFGGAFVPELLVPALEQLEQAFEDCLQDSEFQATFNNLLTDFVGRPSPLTLVKNFCPNPKVKMYLKREDLIHGGAHKTNQALGQALLAKQMGKRRVIAETGAGQHGVATAIACALLGLECVIYMGEKDIQRQEPNVFRMRLLGAQVVGVQSGSASLKDAINEALRDWASSYPSTHYLLGTAAGPHPYPRMVKHFQSVIGTEAKAQILEKEGRLPDSVIACVGGGSNAIGIFAGFLEDKSVGLIGVEPGGLGLDTHKHGATLCKGSVGILHGCKSYILQDEEGQIIESHSISAGLDYPGVGPEHSYLKQSGRAEYVAISDQEALEAFVHLSQSEGIIPALESAHALAYAHKLAQECQKETLMLVNLSGRGDKDLASVQGILRGGGGGKLKNLC
- the trpCF gene encoding bifunctional indole-3-glycerol-phosphate synthase TrpC/phosphoribosylanthranilate isomerase TrpF, with amino-acid sequence MHDLLKTMLEHKELEIQTLKNRYNLPENLKPAQRDFYQALQERRTSFILECKQASPSKGLIRSPFNLAKIAKIYEKYATCISVLTDEKYFKGSFENLHLVATHTSKPLLCKDFIIDPFQVRLARYMGADAILLMLSALKSETYKSLSDLAKSLGMAVLTEVSNKDEVKRALDLNASIIGINNRDLKTLKVDLNTTLELRALIPEDKLVISESGISTHAHVKKLCPSVDGFLVGSSLMAQKNLEKACKKLILGENKVCGLKRVKDAKAVYKSGFIYGGLIFDPHSPRYIPPKKAAKLIKKVPKLDFVGVFVETDIKTIIKRVYKLGLKAVQLHGNYSPKQMTLLKASLTCPVWQVVRVAPKAHKLDTHATYADLVLYDSKGARAGGNGVVFSWELLEGLEHPFMLAGGLNASNLEKAVGVGALGLDLNSGVESAPGKKSAQKIAQVAKMLREY
- a CDS encoding acetate and sugar kinases/Hsc70/actin family protein; the encoded protein is MSKHKRHWISPSVRHILDRLDQIKQLVRNSIFRKEQPMNPLNLKHDKVRQTLSSITLPINHPIALKLKELSPEDRKFLKDFEHIKRNAQLTRKEIKTKKGGGASEGEQRLLELIDSICAANPKDPSKELLALIEELAWLQDNTSASQACITPQELARAKRILGQNNAMRRLSKEAFLEFKQWLLEVDMRAINLDPYNHNLLEDPNAGHWDIHLPNTNNQDTITFCFPEPTADERYTLNTRHPLNDQDVFNRKAEVVAIDFGTKSTTAAILDANSRKILLAIGTLDTKKEVVEADFENPTFMEFYDYKKFLRDYNALEQRPFTDIEDLSISHMAFEHFKEATGNHYYRFFYKLKQWAGTTGNEVRVQDKEEIAWDLGDITDYGANKPDPVEIYAYLLGRYINNMGGNPEGAHLTYLLSYPAKYEKEQVTHIKESFIRGLTKSLPQGIFDPYVKGKRENEKTRVEKMIVEMKVSEPVAYAISALQAFGFTLKHLGAEAINYGVFDFGGGTTDFDFGYWQKSADEDKDYDLHHFNEGGAKYLGGENLLELLALEVFKDNMEEVRQKDFVIATPNYEARVTNVHTLRAFIDNKREGRRNLQTIAEELRSFLHGLDEEQIEADELEEEQISLNLVNRQGEPKSAQFVVNRTKLLKILKTEIGGVIVNFFEALRVAAPNMKDANEVHIFLGGNSSRSPLVKMLFEEEAAKRKAESKSTIDFIIYPPLGTPQADAIIKEKTNKDPEPDPHQRVTCKTGVVFGLLDGRNQYGGGINICSKDVCPGKDPLFKFYLGRKKGDCFHLILEKEEMVVGEWVEFGKNFRGSRLELYYTDKPLATTNELPIDQAHREPIDFEEDYEEGIYQIKIKRVNTDSVIVGVFTMDGDSCEDEHLVQLKV
- a CDS encoding A/G-specific adenine glycosylase, coding for MSDSNKENRAHEALLEWYECCGRKDMPIRHLHGPNAPYEVYISEIMSQQTQIGVVLERFFDPFLKVFPTLKALALAPLDQVLLLWKGLGYYTRAKNLHKSAQICAQLYGGNLPKDYKLLRALPGVGDYSARAVLCFGFKEGVGVVDANVARVLLRFFAITPKQKGLASLLQSKADAWLNTNNPFDHNQALIDLGALVCTKTPQCHLCPLSFACQGKNNIQEFSLAKKNPSVPLSLLCGICVQKGHIYLSYKDEGLYAHLYQIPLLKNQEITPLPFLGQVRHSYTKYRVRAQVYQASVQDLQEAHLQRIALDQLKNIPISALTAKILKLAGL
- the trpD gene encoding anthranilate phosphoribosyltransferase, which gives rise to MPLFVDLLNHLCAKQDLQPSQVDALFKGILKGNLSDIELSALLIALKCKGESPLEISSAVQACLQEGQSLSYPFEVVDNCGTGGDGLKSFNISTISAFVCASLGVKIAKAGNYSSSGSGSAQLLEQLGFNIRLSAKQITKSLDLTHFAFLFAPLFYPSFAKAAPLRKTLQTRTIFNLLGPLLNPLRPQAQLLGVYDPKLCYPLALALQNLGVQRALVVHGASSDEIALHGTTLVCELKEGQIQQYELNPSDFDLESYPLEAIQVESIEQSARICLELLQGGGTPAQKASVIANSAGVLVLAGRANNFKEGAELAKEHLKSQQAYTHLQRMIEISHA